One window from the genome of Enterobacteriaceae bacterium Kacie_13 encodes:
- the ilvI gene encoding acetolactate synthase 3 large subunit translates to MEMLSGAEMVVRSLIDQGVKQLFGYPGGAVLDIYDALHTVGGIDHVLVRHEQAAVHMADGYARATGEVGVVLVTSGPGATNAITGIATAYMDSIPLVVLSGQVHSSLIGYDAFQECDMVGISRPVVKHSFLVKRAEDIPTVLKKAFYLASTGRPGPVVVDLPKDVVNPQIKLPYAYPEQVTMRSYNPTVQGHRGQIKRGLQTLLAAKKPVLYVGGGAINSECHAEILELAEKLNLPVTTSLMGLGAFPGTHRQSLGMLGMHGTYEANMVMHNADLIFGVGVRFDDRTTNNLAKYCPNATVMHIDIDPTSISKTVSADIPIVGDAKQTLVQMLELLAQSDDKQEFDALRDWWTSIENWRARQCLSYDKNSGKIKPQAVIETLHRLTKGDAYVTSDVGQHQMFAALYYQFDKPRRWINSGGLGTMGFGLPAALGVKLGLPDETVICVTGDGSIQMNIQELSTALQYGLPVIVVNLNNGYLGMVKQWQDMIYSGRHSQSYMESLPDFVKLAEAYGHVGIAIRTPDELESKLIQALEQKNRLVFVDISIDETEHVYPMHIRGGAMDEMWLSKTERT, encoded by the coding sequence ATGGAGATGTTGTCAGGAGCCGAGATGGTCGTTCGATCGTTAATCGATCAGGGCGTGAAGCAGTTATTCGGTTATCCCGGCGGGGCGGTGTTGGATATCTATGATGCCCTGCACACGGTCGGCGGGATTGATCATGTGCTGGTGAGACATGAACAGGCCGCTGTTCATATGGCTGACGGTTATGCGCGCGCCACGGGCGAAGTGGGCGTGGTGCTGGTGACCTCCGGTCCCGGCGCAACCAATGCTATCACCGGTATTGCGACAGCTTATATGGATTCCATTCCGCTGGTGGTGCTATCCGGCCAGGTACACAGTTCACTTATCGGTTATGACGCGTTCCAGGAATGCGACATGGTGGGGATCTCCCGTCCAGTGGTGAAACACAGTTTTCTGGTAAAACGCGCGGAGGATATTCCTACCGTGCTGAAAAAAGCGTTCTATCTGGCGTCCACGGGCCGTCCGGGGCCGGTGGTGGTCGATTTGCCAAAAGACGTGGTGAATCCGCAAATCAAATTGCCATACGCTTACCCTGAGCAGGTAACGATGCGGTCCTATAATCCGACGGTGCAAGGCCATCGCGGGCAAATTAAACGCGGATTGCAGACGTTACTGGCCGCGAAAAAACCGGTGCTGTACGTCGGCGGTGGCGCGATCAACTCTGAGTGTCATGCGGAAATTCTGGAGCTGGCGGAGAAACTGAATCTGCCGGTAACCACCTCTCTGATGGGCTTGGGCGCATTTCCTGGCACCCATCGTCAGAGCCTCGGTATGCTCGGTATGCACGGCACCTACGAAGCCAATATGGTGATGCACAATGCGGATCTGATCTTTGGCGTGGGTGTGCGTTTCGACGACCGAACCACTAACAATCTGGCGAAGTACTGCCCGAATGCCACCGTAATGCATATCGATATCGATCCAACATCGATCTCAAAAACCGTCAGTGCCGACATTCCGATCGTCGGTGATGCGAAGCAGACGCTGGTTCAGATGCTGGAACTGCTGGCGCAGAGCGACGACAAACAGGAATTCGATGCGCTGCGCGACTGGTGGACAAGTATTGAAAACTGGCGTGCGCGTCAGTGCCTGAGCTACGACAAAAACAGTGGAAAAATCAAACCGCAGGCCGTTATCGAAACGCTGCATCGCCTGACCAAAGGCGATGCCTATGTGACGTCGGACGTCGGTCAGCATCAGATGTTTGCCGCACTCTATTATCAGTTTGATAAGCCACGTCGCTGGATAAATTCCGGTGGCCTCGGCACGATGGGCTTTGGCCTGCCGGCTGCGCTGGGTGTGAAACTCGGTCTGCCGGACGAAACGGTGATTTGTGTGACCGGCGACGGCAGTATCCAGATGAATATTCAGGAGCTGTCGACGGCGCTGCAATACGGTTTGCCAGTAATTGTGGTCAACCTGAATAACGGTTATCTCGGTATGGTGAAACAGTGGCAGGACATGATTTATTCTGGTCGCCATTCGCAATCCTACATGGAATCGCTGCCTGACTTCGTCAAACTGGCGGAAGCCTATGGTCACGTCGGCATTGCTATCCGCACGCCGGATGAGCTGGAAAGCAAACTTATTCAGGCACTGGAACAGAAAAATCGTCTGGTATTCGTGGATATCAGCATTGATGAAACAGAACACGTTTACCCGATGCACATCCGTGGCGGTGCGATGGACGAAATGTGGTTAAGCAAAACGGAGAGGACCTGA